One genomic region from Spirosoma sp. KCTC 42546 encodes:
- a CDS encoding parallel beta-helix domain-containing protein, whose amino-acid sequence MKPYLLFITTCLCTQLVYAQADVQKRYQTKLIMADNGSTVDLDDGTFTFTGTLSLEDKKRIVIRGKGIDKTILSFKGQTDGAEGLRVSNAEEIVIENLTVQDSKGDGIKTMNVKGITFRNVKVEWTGPPKAENGGYGLYPVQCDNVVIDGCTAIGASDAGIYVGQSRGIVVKNSKAYHNVAGIEIENSRNADVFDNEAYDNTGGILIFDLPDLVQKQGGNVRVFNNYVHDNNLPNFAPAGNIVAGVSDGTGLMILAANGVEVFNNRFIRNQTLGTGIISYLLTERPITDKAYYPFSTAVSIHDNVYERNPGPASSRGRYNQIFDKILKSGQAVPNIIYDGIADPATFDKDGKPLADKRICIRNNKNQSVVNLDAGRQFQNVSFSATPFDCQLEPLKTMTSAR is encoded by the coding sequence ATGAAACCCTATCTTCTATTCATTACCACCTGCCTATGTACCCAACTGGTCTACGCCCAGGCCGATGTTCAGAAACGCTACCAGACCAAATTGATCATGGCCGATAACGGGAGCACCGTCGACCTAGATGACGGGACATTTACGTTCACGGGTACGCTCTCGCTTGAAGACAAAAAACGCATTGTCATCCGAGGGAAAGGCATCGACAAAACCATCCTGAGTTTCAAAGGCCAGACCGACGGAGCCGAGGGTCTGCGCGTTTCCAATGCGGAAGAGATTGTCATCGAGAACCTGACCGTTCAGGACTCAAAAGGCGATGGCATTAAAACCATGAACGTGAAAGGCATTACGTTCCGAAACGTGAAGGTTGAATGGACAGGCCCACCCAAAGCTGAAAACGGCGGCTACGGCCTTTATCCAGTCCAATGCGACAACGTCGTGATCGATGGCTGCACGGCCATCGGTGCTTCCGACGCGGGCATCTACGTTGGGCAGTCGCGCGGGATTGTTGTGAAGAACAGCAAAGCCTACCATAACGTAGCAGGTATCGAGATTGAGAATTCGCGCAACGCCGATGTGTTTGACAATGAAGCCTACGACAATACCGGTGGCATATTGATATTCGACTTGCCCGATCTGGTGCAGAAACAGGGCGGAAATGTACGGGTGTTCAACAACTACGTGCACGATAATAACCTGCCCAATTTTGCTCCCGCTGGCAACATCGTGGCAGGCGTATCGGACGGAACGGGTCTGATGATTCTGGCGGCCAATGGCGTGGAAGTCTTCAATAACCGCTTTATCCGAAACCAAACCCTGGGAACGGGCATCATCAGCTACCTGCTTACCGAGCGCCCCATTACCGATAAAGCCTATTATCCCTTTTCAACGGCGGTTTCCATCCATGATAATGTCTACGAGCGAAATCCAGGCCCAGCCAGTTCGCGCGGTCGTTACAACCAGATTTTCGATAAGATTCTCAAATCAGGTCAGGCCGTACCAAACATCATATACGATGGTATCGCTGATCCTGCTACCTTCGATAAAGACGGAAAGCCGCTGGCTGACAAGCGTATCTGTATTCGAAACAACAAAAACCAGAGCGTTGTCAACCTCGATGCCGGACGGCAATTCCAAAACGTTTCGTTTAGCGCGACTCCCTTCGATTGCCAGTTGGAGCCACTGAAAACAATGACGAGCGCCCGCTAA
- a CDS encoding NAD(P)/FAD-dependent oxidoreductase — MITTDICIIGAGPVGLFAVFEAGLLKMRCHLIDALPQVGGQLSEIYPQKPIYDIPGYPAINAQVLVDNLMEQIASFNPGFTLGERVEGLDRQSDGSYIVTTNEGTAVHCQVVVIAGGLGCFEPRKPEITNLERFEGKGVAYMVKNPEQLRDRRVVLAGGGDSALDWAVFLADVASEVTLVHRSDTFRGAPDSAEKVFNLASQGRINLVLQSTITSINGNGHLQEVSITAKDKTVTTLPADHLIPLFGLTPKLGPIADWGLTIDKSAIHVDTTDYSTNVERIYAIGDINTYPGKLKLILCGFHEAALMCQSAFRYVHPDQKLSFKYTTVNGVPTF, encoded by the coding sequence ATGATAACGACAGATATTTGCATAATAGGCGCGGGTCCGGTGGGCCTGTTCGCCGTTTTTGAAGCCGGTTTATTGAAAATGCGCTGCCACTTGATTGACGCCTTACCCCAGGTCGGTGGGCAGCTTTCAGAGATTTATCCGCAGAAGCCAATCTATGATATTCCCGGTTATCCGGCCATTAATGCCCAGGTGCTGGTCGATAACCTGATGGAGCAAATTGCCTCCTTCAACCCCGGCTTCACACTGGGCGAACGCGTTGAAGGACTTGATCGGCAAAGTGACGGTTCGTACATCGTAACAACCAATGAGGGAACCGCTGTCCATTGTCAGGTGGTCGTTATTGCGGGGGGACTGGGTTGTTTTGAACCGCGTAAACCTGAAATTACTAATCTGGAGCGGTTTGAAGGTAAGGGTGTTGCCTATATGGTCAAGAATCCGGAACAGTTACGGGATCGTCGGGTGGTGTTGGCCGGTGGGGGCGACTCGGCTCTCGACTGGGCAGTTTTTCTGGCCGATGTTGCCAGCGAAGTCACGCTGGTGCATCGGAGCGATACGTTCCGGGGCGCTCCTGACTCGGCCGAAAAAGTGTTCAATCTGGCCAGTCAGGGACGAATCAATCTGGTGCTGCAATCGACTATCACGAGCATCAATGGCAATGGGCATTTGCAGGAGGTGAGCATTACGGCCAAAGACAAAACCGTAACCACGCTGCCTGCCGATCACCTGATTCCGCTCTTCGGCCTGACGCCCAAACTCGGGCCCATCGCCGATTGGGGCCTTACGATTGATAAATCGGCTATCCATGTCGATACGACGGATTACTCCACGAATGTTGAACGCATTTACGCCATCGGCGATATAAACACCTACCCAGGTAAGTTAAAGCTGATTCTGTGCGGTTTCCACGAAGCCGCACTCATGTGCCAAAGCGCCTTCCGATACGTTCACCCCGATCAGAAACTGAGTTTTAAATACACAACCGTTAACGGCGTTCCTACGTTTTAG
- a CDS encoding nuclear transport factor 2 family protein, whose product MELSGENLWVWGEVYYLFYRETRAITTKRSTSNRQQIRQEMAQDNQTGSVATDSKETVLAFVQAINDEDFKAARRLASDAMTFKGVLGSREGGDAYIQDMEKMKLTYAIQKAFADGDDVCLLYDLTMSGKTIFGCGWYHVSDGKIDSLKVLFDPRPFL is encoded by the coding sequence ATGGAGCTATCAGGAGAAAACCTTTGGGTCTGGGGCGAGGTTTATTACCTGTTTTATAGGGAGACCAGAGCAATAACAACCAAGCGCTCTACCAGTAATCGACAACAAATCAGGCAGGAAATGGCACAAGACAATCAAACGGGATCGGTAGCAACCGATAGCAAGGAAACCGTGCTGGCCTTCGTACAAGCGATCAATGACGAAGATTTTAAGGCCGCCAGACGTTTGGCGAGCGATGCGATGACGTTTAAAGGTGTCCTTGGGTCGCGGGAGGGCGGTGACGCTTATATCCAGGACATGGAAAAGATGAAGTTAACGTATGCCATCCAGAAGGCATTTGCCGATGGCGATGATGTCTGTCTGCTCTATGATCTCACCATGTCGGGTAAAACGATATTCGGTTGTGGTTGGTACCATGTTTCGGACGGGAAAATAGACTCACTCAAAGTCCTGTTCGATCCCCGGCCTTTTCTTTAG
- a CDS encoding SRPBCC domain-containing protein — protein sequence MDEFVVRKQISLKAEPSEVWNALTNPEKTKQYFFNCEVYSDWEVGSTILFTGKLFLIKKIEMKGQIVKIEPNKLLQYTLANEDDKDPDNFSTVTDELTYENGETILSISDDVGQGKGAQERYERSEKGWDSILKGLKELVEGT from the coding sequence ATGGACGAATTTGTTGTGCGGAAACAAATCAGCCTCAAAGCGGAGCCTTCTGAGGTCTGGAATGCTTTGACCAATCCCGAAAAAACGAAACAGTACTTTTTCAACTGCGAGGTCTATTCGGATTGGGAGGTGGGAAGTACGATCCTGTTTACAGGCAAACTATTCCTGATCAAAAAGATTGAGATGAAAGGGCAAATCGTAAAAATAGAGCCGAATAAGCTGTTGCAATACACGCTGGCCAACGAAGACGACAAAGACCCTGACAATTTTTCGACTGTGACGGATGAGTTGACCTACGAAAATGGCGAAACGATCTTATCCATTTCGGATGATGTGGGTCAGGGCAAGGGCGCTCAGGAACGCTACGAACGCTCAGAGAAAGGCTGGGATAGTATACTGAAAGGTTTAAAAGAACTAGTGGAAGGCACCTGA
- a CDS encoding S41 family peptidase, whose translation MKNIPLFMLLLLTTACTSQLIGPQTPNSPVTNFDYLWQEYDRLYGTFEPKKIDWDTAYKTYRPQITEQTTDADLYRVMTKMLDILDDNHVYLRPTADTKLPWYSGGILGRTQVEDYNGDVVKTYLTSTKQITHEFVCSKIKQNVGYILLKGFENDFSTYEKTMDSVLTYLADTKGIIIDLRDNGGGEDRVAQYIANRFATERHLSFTSRMRTGPKHADFAPELKFYTEPAGRFQYTKPVVVVTNLSAYSSAETFMLAMLQNKQVTQIGEVTGGAFSDALPRDLPNGWSFRVPIADVRDASGQSLEGIGIMPKIRIKNTPEELKAGHDRALERAIELLE comes from the coding sequence ATGAAAAACATACCTCTCTTTATGCTATTGCTGCTCACCACAGCCTGTACATCACAGCTCATCGGGCCACAAACCCCCAATTCACCTGTTACGAATTTTGATTATTTATGGCAGGAATACGACCGCCTGTATGGCACGTTTGAGCCGAAGAAAATCGACTGGGATACGGCCTACAAAACGTACCGACCGCAGATAACTGAACAAACGACCGATGCCGACCTGTATCGGGTCATGACCAAAATGCTGGACATCCTGGACGATAACCACGTCTATCTCCGTCCGACAGCCGATACAAAACTACCCTGGTATTCGGGTGGAATTCTGGGACGAACACAGGTGGAAGACTACAACGGCGACGTAGTGAAAACGTACCTGACCAGCACAAAGCAAATTACGCACGAATTTGTATGCAGCAAAATCAAACAAAATGTTGGCTATATCCTGCTAAAAGGATTCGAGAACGACTTCTCGACCTACGAAAAAACGATGGATTCGGTGCTGACATACCTTGCCGACACAAAGGGAATCATCATTGACTTGCGCGATAATGGCGGTGGCGAAGACCGGGTGGCGCAGTACATCGCGAATCGCTTTGCCACAGAACGGCACCTGTCGTTTACGTCCAGGATGCGTACTGGCCCCAAACACGCCGATTTTGCGCCAGAGCTGAAGTTTTACACGGAGCCAGCCGGTCGTTTTCAGTACACCAAACCAGTTGTTGTAGTGACCAATTTATCGGCGTACAGTTCGGCGGAGACGTTCATGCTGGCTATGTTGCAGAACAAGCAGGTTACACAAATTGGCGAGGTAACGGGGGGCGCTTTCTCCGATGCACTCCCGCGTGATTTGCCCAACGGCTGGAGTTTCCGCGTGCCCATTGCCGACGTTCGTGATGCTAGTGGGCAGAGTCTGGAAGGTATTGGCATCATGCCGAAAATACGCATAAAAAATACACCGGAGGAATTAAAAGCAGGTCACGACCGGGCATTGGAGCGAGCTATCGAGTTGTTAGAATGA
- a CDS encoding outer membrane beta-barrel protein, with amino-acid sequence MIIQQKKDYALCKQIAQSMRYLLFLLTIVLGNSYQSSAQSKNRFNIGAGYSYSNTIIAIENTLLIGIAPIKPKPGFYVSLAYEHQLSGLFTTQLELNLQQKGHRYESSVEQRLVPVRYTYIGINPTIGVKPVKKLSFLIGPEVNLLISKSTSWSNSKPIEIGLTGRGRYQFSRIGITGGYFRAITFYDLTSTGTYSFTNQNWQVGLTYQLSPR; translated from the coding sequence TTGATTATACAACAGAAAAAAGACTACGCGTTATGCAAACAAATCGCTCAAAGTATGAGATACCTTCTTTTTTTACTAACAATTGTATTAGGTAACAGCTACCAATCGTCTGCTCAGTCGAAGAATCGATTCAATATTGGTGCTGGTTACTCCTATTCCAATACAATCATTGCCATAGAGAATACTTTGTTGATTGGAATCGCTCCAATCAAACCTAAGCCTGGGTTTTATGTAAGTTTAGCCTATGAGCATCAACTATCAGGGCTGTTTACTACCCAGCTAGAGCTAAATCTTCAACAGAAAGGACATCGATACGAGAGTTCGGTTGAGCAACGGCTCGTACCAGTCCGTTACACTTATATAGGTATTAACCCTACCATTGGTGTTAAACCAGTGAAGAAGTTAAGCTTTTTGATTGGCCCTGAAGTAAATCTACTAATCAGTAAATCAACCAGTTGGTCTAACAGCAAACCTATTGAAATAGGTTTAACCGGCCGTGGCCGTTACCAGTTTAGTCGCATCGGTATAACAGGGGGTTATTTTAGAGCAATAACTTTTTACGACCTAACGAGTACGGGTACTTACTCATTTACAAACCAAAACTGGCAGGTAGGACTAACTTATCAGTTAAGTCCACGCTAA
- a CDS encoding sensor histidine kinase, with the protein MNTRVYFASFRQRRMIRLNDKWFRLVGIPAMALLANWIFYDEINRQHNQKFWIDWVFSLLEVSLLWTFSRYGILRSRRRYPDLSQTRQRILFQILWFLCITASFRLLTTFLYDVTMFWGYHYTPIRYIYNVAVGLFGIVPVAAIYEGMYLYRQWTVTYYEAQELKKINLQTQLESLKEQVKPHFLFNSLNTLQGLVMEDDKEQAVAFIINLSQVYRYLLQSNEQVLIPLAKELEFNQAYVDLLKTRYERGLVMEVNVAPDVLTYMLPPLTLQMLVENAVKHNRISTGHPLTIRIHSDAAHNLLVVNNLQRKQTVVPSNQMGLATISAKYRLLNQPDIVIHQTDTIFQVSVPLLQNPTS; encoded by the coding sequence ATGAACACACGCGTTTATTTTGCATCCTTCAGGCAACGGCGGATGATACGGTTAAACGACAAATGGTTTCGGCTGGTGGGCATTCCAGCGATGGCGTTGCTGGCCAACTGGATTTTTTACGACGAAATCAATCGGCAGCACAACCAGAAATTCTGGATCGACTGGGTTTTCAGCCTGCTGGAAGTGTCATTGCTCTGGACGTTCAGTCGGTATGGCATCCTGAGGTCGCGACGACGCTACCCGGATCTAAGCCAGACCCGCCAACGTATTCTGTTCCAGATACTTTGGTTCTTGTGCATAACCGCTTCATTTCGGTTGTTGACGACATTCCTGTACGACGTAACGATGTTCTGGGGCTATCATTATACACCTATTCGTTACATTTATAATGTGGCGGTAGGTCTCTTCGGCATCGTGCCCGTAGCCGCTATTTACGAAGGCATGTATCTGTATCGGCAATGGACTGTTACCTATTACGAAGCGCAGGAACTAAAAAAAATCAATCTGCAAACGCAGTTGGAATCGCTGAAGGAGCAGGTAAAACCACACTTTCTGTTCAATAGCCTGAACACCTTGCAGGGGTTGGTGATGGAGGACGATAAAGAGCAGGCCGTGGCCTTTATCATCAACCTGTCGCAGGTATACCGTTATCTATTGCAGAGTAACGAGCAGGTGCTGATTCCGCTAGCGAAAGAGTTGGAATTCAATCAAGCTTATGTCGATTTGCTCAAAACGCGCTACGAACGGGGTCTGGTAATGGAGGTGAACGTTGCGCCCGATGTGCTTACTTATATGCTCCCTCCGCTCACGCTTCAGATGCTGGTGGAGAATGCTGTGAAACACAACCGTATCTCGACCGGTCACCCGCTCACGATTCGTATTCATAGCGATGCCGCACACAACTTACTGGTGGTCAATAATTTACAGCGAAAGCAAACGGTCGTTCCATCGAACCAGATGGGTCTGGCTACTATTTCGGCGAAGTATCGTCTGCTCAATCAGCCCGATATTGTTATTCATCAGACCGATACCATTTTTCAGGTATCGGTTCCTTTGCTCCAGAATCCTACCTCATGA
- a CDS encoding M14 family metallopeptidase, whose amino-acid sequence MKYISTLLICLVCSSTIFAQKSYYGTEEKWPEQDTARKVYTVKGERHGISYFKKHKFKDVQYQPGPTLAFDTYHTPDVMYSWCRKWAEQYPNLVELYEVAKSYEGRPILQMTLTNKKTGKHTDKPAAYFEGGRHSGEVTSSEAVLWLTKHLLDNYGKDPAITKLLDTKAIYLRPENNPDGATMYLYTAQRNRSSMRPYDNDRDGLFDEDSEDDLDGDGVIYQLRKKAVTKEELEKADYVIDPKDKAGRLMKRVQAGKGTYLVYSEGIDNDGDGKYNEDGIGGLDNHRNYPENWRPDTDGDFTGRGYTQGGASQYPLSEPETRATYLWLMGHPNITVVNSMDTSVPMHLRPPSTSSSVESMFPPDLAIYKHMDSLGLSFTGYPWAGDVYETYNTRNKFNRLTGDPTKPTPLFGHGPDFGYFQYGAVWYGDELWNNGAMKDYDKDGDYDDYDALMWDDEANGKRGFKVWTKMTHPQLGEVEIGGFNPKFFSQNGPAWQLDNWISKQSKFNLAMAKELPQIELTDVTVKALANNEYEVKATWTNSGQLPVALEQAKRVKMVQEDRVTLDFDKALLKGDADAKVVITQPTLFDKTIYAGYTNVGEKKEAIFHVKLNQPGSVKAKLKLLSTRGGYKEKEITIGK is encoded by the coding sequence ATGAAATACATCAGTACGTTATTGATCTGTCTTGTCTGTTCATCAACCATCTTCGCCCAAAAATCTTACTACGGCACCGAAGAAAAATGGCCGGAGCAGGACACCGCCCGTAAAGTATACACCGTAAAAGGGGAACGGCACGGCATTAGTTACTTCAAAAAACATAAGTTCAAAGATGTTCAGTATCAGCCGGGACCAACGCTTGCGTTCGACACCTACCATACGCCCGATGTGATGTATAGCTGGTGCCGGAAATGGGCCGAACAATACCCGAATCTGGTTGAGTTGTACGAAGTAGCCAAGAGCTACGAAGGTCGGCCGATTCTGCAAATGACGCTTACGAATAAGAAAACGGGCAAGCATACCGATAAGCCCGCTGCCTATTTTGAAGGCGGTCGGCACAGTGGTGAGGTGACCAGTAGCGAAGCCGTTCTCTGGCTGACCAAGCACCTGCTGGACAATTACGGGAAAGACCCCGCCATCACGAAACTGCTGGATACCAAGGCGATTTACCTACGTCCGGAAAACAACCCGGATGGTGCGACGATGTATCTGTATACAGCTCAGCGGAACCGGAGTTCCATGCGTCCCTACGATAACGACCGCGACGGTTTGTTCGACGAAGATTCTGAAGATGACCTCGATGGCGATGGCGTCATTTATCAGCTTCGGAAAAAGGCCGTTACCAAAGAAGAGCTGGAAAAAGCCGATTACGTCATTGATCCCAAAGACAAAGCGGGTCGGTTGATGAAGCGGGTTCAGGCCGGAAAGGGTACGTACCTTGTTTACTCGGAAGGTATTGATAATGACGGCGATGGGAAATATAATGAAGATGGAATTGGCGGTTTGGATAACCACCGCAACTATCCCGAAAACTGGCGTCCTGATACGGATGGTGATTTTACAGGCCGGGGTTATACACAGGGTGGAGCCAGCCAATATCCATTGAGCGAACCCGAAACCCGAGCTACCTACCTTTGGCTCATGGGTCATCCGAACATTACGGTCGTGAACTCGATGGATACGAGCGTACCGATGCATTTACGTCCGCCCTCCACATCGAGCAGTGTTGAAAGCATGTTCCCGCCCGATCTGGCCATCTACAAACACATGGATAGTCTGGGGCTTTCGTTTACGGGCTACCCCTGGGCGGGCGATGTGTATGAGACCTATAACACGCGCAACAAGTTCAATCGCTTAACGGGTGACCCCACCAAACCAACGCCCTTATTTGGTCACGGCCCTGATTTTGGCTATTTCCAGTATGGTGCGGTGTGGTATGGCGATGAGCTTTGGAACAACGGAGCCATGAAGGATTATGATAAAGATGGCGATTATGACGACTACGATGCCCTGATGTGGGATGATGAAGCCAACGGCAAACGCGGGTTTAAGGTCTGGACAAAAATGACCCACCCGCAGTTGGGCGAAGTGGAAATTGGGGGCTTCAATCCTAAGTTTTTCTCACAGAATGGTCCGGCCTGGCAGTTGGACAACTGGATTTCGAAACAGTCGAAGTTTAACCTGGCGATGGCCAAAGAACTTCCGCAAATTGAACTGACCGATGTGACCGTGAAAGCGCTGGCTAACAACGAGTATGAAGTTAAAGCGACCTGGACAAATTCGGGCCAGTTGCCGGTTGCGTTAGAGCAGGCGAAACGCGTGAAGATGGTGCAGGAAGATCGGGTAACGCTCGACTTCGATAAGGCGTTATTGAAAGGTGATGCTGATGCTAAAGTCGTGATCACCCAGCCGACGCTGTTCGACAAGACGATCTATGCGGGTTACACGAACGTTGGTGAAAAAAAAGAAGCTATATTCCATGTCAAACTCAACCAGCCGGGTTCCGTGAAAGCGAAACTCAAACTGCTTTCCACCCGTGGGGGCTATAAAGAGAAAGAGATTACGATCGGGAAATAA
- a CDS encoding cupin domain-containing protein yields the protein MMRRKFLQTTLAAAPLAATTARSSTIDRPTKGFKVNAGEGRFHGHIQLKGVNSNILDVKVSGKDTNGDLAVFEQTSLSPKRGTPSHVHLNQDEMFHVQDGEYQFLVGQDTFHLKTGDSIFLPRKVPHAWTQVSERGRMTVIFQPAGKMEEFFVTMAALEKEPSKEEIAKIFADHDMQVVGPPLKVD from the coding sequence ATGATGCGTCGAAAATTTCTTCAAACAACCCTGGCCGCTGCGCCGTTAGCGGCCACTACTGCACGTTCATCCACTATTGATCGCCCAACAAAAGGTTTCAAAGTGAATGCTGGTGAGGGTCGATTTCATGGGCATATTCAGTTGAAGGGAGTCAACTCAAACATTCTCGATGTGAAAGTATCGGGGAAAGATACCAATGGAGATCTGGCGGTGTTTGAGCAGACATCTTTATCGCCTAAACGAGGCACTCCCTCCCATGTTCACCTCAATCAGGATGAGATGTTTCATGTTCAGGATGGGGAATATCAATTTCTGGTCGGTCAGGATACATTCCACCTCAAAACGGGCGACAGCATTTTCTTGCCCCGAAAAGTGCCCCACGCCTGGACGCAAGTCAGTGAACGGGGCAGAATGACCGTCATTTTCCAGCCAGCCGGTAAAATGGAGGAGTTTTTCGTAACGATGGCCGCTTTAGAGAAAGAGCCCTCAAAAGAAGAAATCGCCAAAATCTTTGCCGACCACGATATGCAGGTAGTAGGCCCCCCGCTGAAAGTCGACTAA
- a CDS encoding PD40 domain-containing protein, with amino-acid sequence MLFLNHSIDTIVSQSSVSHWLALLLLLLNSNATFGQGPPDADIFLVDLTPKNRPTLVSKAVNMTQRKGYDNQPSFTPDGKSVLFTSMHDDGQTDIYRYDLQSKATTQLTKTPEGEYSPTVTPDKAYFSVIRMEMDKTQRLWKFPISGTGEPTLILTNVKPVGYHCWLTPDWLALFILGKPNSLQLAHVSTGDTTRIEGNIGRSLHRVPGKNALSFVHKRTSTEWEIKQLDLKTSQITTIAPTLPGSEDFVWTPDGTILMGQGAILYQLNPKSGQSWTQLADFSSIGIKQLTRLAIDADGKKLALVGQ; translated from the coding sequence ATGCTATTCCTCAACCACTCAATCGACACGATTGTGAGCCAATCATCTGTTTCCCATTGGCTTGCCCTGCTTCTTCTGTTACTCAATTCAAACGCAACCTTTGGCCAGGGCCCTCCCGATGCCGATATTTTTCTGGTTGATCTGACACCTAAAAACCGGCCTACGCTGGTAAGCAAAGCGGTAAACATGACCCAGCGTAAGGGCTACGACAATCAGCCTTCGTTTACGCCAGATGGGAAGAGTGTGCTGTTCACCTCCATGCACGACGACGGACAAACCGACATCTACCGCTACGATCTTCAATCAAAGGCAACTACGCAACTCACTAAAACACCCGAAGGCGAATATTCACCCACCGTTACGCCCGATAAAGCTTACTTCTCAGTCATTCGGATGGAGATGGACAAAACGCAACGCTTGTGGAAATTCCCGATCTCAGGCACCGGAGAACCAACGCTGATTCTCACAAACGTGAAACCCGTGGGCTATCATTGCTGGCTCACACCCGACTGGCTGGCTCTGTTCATTCTGGGTAAACCGAATTCACTCCAACTGGCCCACGTCAGTACCGGCGATACCACCCGAATTGAAGGTAACATTGGCCGCTCGCTCCATAGAGTTCCGGGTAAAAATGCGTTGAGTTTTGTTCATAAACGGACCTCCACCGAGTGGGAAATCAAGCAACTCGATCTAAAAACGAGCCAGATCACAACCATTGCCCCAACCCTACCTGGCAGTGAAGATTTCGTCTGGACGCCGGATGGTACGATACTGATGGGTCAGGGGGCAATCCTGTATCAACTCAATCCGAAAAGTGGTCAGAGCTGGACACAACTAGCCGACTTTAGCTCAATCGGCATTAAGCAGTTGACCCGACTGGCCATTGATGCTGACGGTAAAAAACTAGCCTTGGTTGGACAATGA
- a CDS encoding LytTR family DNA-binding domain-containing protein → MNVLIIEDEAVAARQLKAMVERAGDDITVLAVLDSIERSVAYLQQSSTQSGDPNSPIHPDLILLDIELSDGQSFAIFNQVSVTSPIIFTTAYDEFALRAFEVNSVDYLLKPIQETALRKALQKFRQLQQTYGGVTTVTLPIDDLIRQLSERQSPVASFRDRFLVHVGQRLLPIDSSEVAYFYSMNKLTFLKTHTDNQYILNYSLDELEKSLDPRQFYRANRQFIVGHKAVQKLHLYFNSKLKVDLRPTTEEDVLISREKAMAFRQWLGE, encoded by the coding sequence ATGAACGTATTGATTATCGAAGATGAAGCGGTGGCGGCCCGACAACTCAAAGCAATGGTGGAGCGGGCAGGTGATGACATTACGGTATTGGCCGTACTTGACAGTATCGAACGGTCGGTGGCGTATTTGCAGCAAAGCAGCACTCAATCGGGCGATCCAAATTCCCCAATTCATCCTGACCTGATTCTGCTTGACATTGAACTATCTGATGGACAGAGCTTTGCTATTTTCAATCAGGTATCGGTAACCAGTCCCATTATTTTCACTACGGCCTACGATGAATTTGCCTTGCGGGCTTTTGAGGTTAATAGCGTGGATTATCTGCTGAAACCCATTCAGGAAACCGCGCTGCGCAAAGCCCTGCAAAAATTCCGACAACTTCAGCAAACCTACGGGGGCGTCACTACCGTAACGCTTCCCATCGATGACCTAATTCGGCAGCTTAGCGAACGGCAATCGCCAGTTGCTTCCTTCCGCGACCGATTTCTGGTGCATGTTGGTCAGCGGTTGTTACCCATCGATAGCTCGGAAGTAGCGTACTTCTATTCAATGAACAAACTGACGTTTTTGAAAACGCACACGGATAATCAGTACATACTCAACTATTCGCTTGATGAGCTGGAAAAATCGCTTGATCCCCGGCAGTTTTACCGGGCTAATCGTCAGTTTATTGTGGGCCATAAGGCCGTGCAGAAACTCCATTTGTATTTCAACAGCAAATTGAAAGTAGATCTTCGGCCAACTACGGAAGAAGACGTGTTGATCAGCCGCGAAAAAGCGATGGCATTTCGGCAGTGGCTGGGAGAGTGA